In the genome of Sardina pilchardus chromosome 17, fSarPil1.1, whole genome shotgun sequence, the window gtgtgtgtgtgtgtgtgtgtgtgtgtgtgtgtgtgtgcgtgcatgaacatgcgtgtgtttgtgtatgcgtgcctgtgtgtgtgcatgatgtgtgtgtttatatgtgtgtgagtgtgacagtccTGCCATGTAACTCCTCTTCTAACCATCCTCTACCAGACACCCTttgctcaacaccaccatctacaggccgacgGGTGTACAgtctagcctggctatcaccagacaaCCTTTTAAGATTCAACATTAGTCTTGGGAGTCTATCTGTATTTTCTAATGCATAGCAAATGTACTGCACTACTTACTTGGTGTGACCaacgggcatagttcaaatgtaaTTGGATAGTCCATCAAACAATCATACCAGTGATCCGGGTGCGCCAGGTGAATAAGCcagtctgtgattggtccccgcaGATTTGTAACGGAAGTTGGATAGAGAAATAGGGAGGTTTCCAGCCTGGGGGTTACCAGGTTTAATCCCCAGTCTGGTTGAGATCTTCTGAACTGCACCAACTTGTGATAACCCTGACAGCCTGTGGGCATGCCCCAAGTTTCATGAATTCATGAATATGTCAACAATATATTGAATTTTGCCTTTTCACCCATTGACCTTGAACATTGAGTCACTGACAagctctcacaaacacatacacacacacacacacacataaactgtgtgacacattcacagttataatctggaacacacacatgcaggcacacacacattctcagttataacctggaacacacacatgcaggcacacacatacacaccaactaGTAACGCTGGAGAtacatattgtgtaccgctctggggtacatctagttttgatGTAATGTTCTCATGTGATTTTTAATTATGTTAGTCTTCTGTATCCATGGGCAACATTTCAACTTCAGACTTCCACAGTGTCttaaaatgtataaaataatATCTCAATTTTAtacctttaaaaaaatcttAAATACGTTCAGATATACGTAGGTCTCGAATAACATTCAGTTAAGTCTTAAATAGCTATTTTTATTTACCGCTTCCATCACATctttttttgagagagaaagaaatgtgttTGTGGCATTCATAGTGCGTGCCGTGTGTCATAGGTCCAAGATATTCGTACCATAATAAAACTGCAACTACTACTTTGAACGTAATTCCGGAACTTTGTCGTATTTCACGTAAGCCTTAAATTTAATTCATCATGGTCTTAATAATGTCTCTAAAAAGTCTTTAGAAATTTAGCTTGTTGAGATGCGCAGATATCCTGCAGCTATATGAAATGTACTGAGGGAGGACTCGCAAGAGAGTTCAGCATCTCACTCTGTCCCGTAGTGCACTCTTCCTGTTATTGCTAAAGGAATCTGTAACAATCTGGTCTTCAGATACCACAAAAATGTCATGTTTATTTTGTGCCAGCCAACAGGATGGTATTGCATGAAAAAGTTGACTTATGGTATAGAGACCATATCATGTGTTAACCAGCCCTGCACCATTTTCATGTAAACGGAGCAATATTTCAGTAATCGGCCGTTGGATTGTTTGATATCAAGTGTTGAGAACGAGTGTATTTGGCTTGATAGCAGGCTGTGGTTCTGGGATGCCTATAGGggagatgtgtgcatgtgatgtcGGCTGACACCCCCAGTGGATGAGGGGTAATATCAATAAGAAGGCTTTGCAACACTGGACCATATGATGTAGTGGGCAGGTTTAAAGGGTTTAGAAATAGAAGTGGGGCagtgatggctgtcaatcaaccctatgggctcctcccaaactttgttttttaataaaCATGTTCTAAGGCACATTTAATTAGAGCATTTCATACTCAGGGTAATTCAGTGTACATAAACAAGAGCAAAAAATAATAGTGAATAAAAGCATAGAAAGGCAAGAGTTATAAATCATTTAAATAGTAAATTCCAGGATCGGATGAGtggaatacataaaatacaccAAGCAATTAAAGGAGTGCATTTGATTAAGGAATGTATTTTAATCAGTTAGCAGAAAGATGAGAACAGTTCGCTCTTGATTTGAAACTGGCAAGTGGCAACTGTTACATTTGGGGCTTTTTTGAGTCCATCCAGACCAGGAGTTGGTTCCAGAGTTGAACCATGTTTAGTTCTCCTGTGAGTCCTGAACCATGTTTAGTTCTCCTGTGAGTCCTGAACCATGTTTAGTTCTCCTGTGAGTCCTGAACCATGTTTAGTTCTCCTGTGACCTGAACCATGTTAAGTTCTCCTGTGACCTGAGAGGTGGAAggtgtgtgctggtgcatgtCTGATAACTAATgcagttacagtatatgtataggCTAAACAAGCAATAGTGCTTTAAAGTAAATTCTGGGACTAGAAGTGAAGGGGCTTAAATATTGGAGTATGGTTTTATGAGAACTTTGTATCACCTGAAAATATATTCTTTATATTAGGAATATGTATTCTGAAAGCCCATTGCAGGGATCAATCCTCCTGGAAATGAATGCCTGTACGAGATTTCCTAAAACAAACATATGCAgtcaagcaggcacacacacactattaccctccacacactcacaagcgaacacacacacacacacacacacacacacacacacacacacacacaatagatgaCACTGTTATACTTCTGCTAATTGACCCAATATTCCATCAAAGGTATTGCAAACACATTGATTAAATTATAGTTATAGTTTATTTAGCCATCACAACTAATTTTGTTACAGGCTACACAAATTATACTCTACAAACATGTTGTAAAGTATTACTTATTTGTGTTTAGTCAGTTGGGTAttttgtttgcctgtgtgttgtcTCAAAATTGTATGTGCGATTGTAGGGAGAAGGCGGAGAAaatgacagagggagggaatgagagagagagagagagagagagaaagagagagagagagagagttttggcCAGTTGCTCCAGCTTGGGGcttgcatgctgtgtgtgtggtccctggTCCGCCTCACTGAGTCATTCCCAGGCAGACATGTTGCCCTGGATTTTAAGGAGGCCCTATGTTGTGCCGAGCAACATTAAAACAGAGGTGTACTCCACCAGCCACTGTAGTGTATTACAGCTCGGGCAACTGGAAACTAAGCAAAAGTAAGGCTGTATCGCTTTTCAAGGTTCAGCCAGCTGATTCATTAGTAGGAGAGTTTGGTACTATTTACTCATTCAATTGCAGCAGCAAATATCAGTGTCTACTacaaatatataggctatatatctaTTACGAAAATAAACTTAAAAGATGTTAAAACACGCCTACAAATTAAGGCATAACCCGAAAGTATAAAAACATGCAACATACAACTGGATACAGATGTATGAATTAATCAAGCAATAAACCACCTTAACTTTGAGGGAGGAAGTACATTACCATTATGAGGGTCCCCAAGGAAACAGATTTTATGTTGTTCCAGTATAAAATAAACAGTTTTTTCTCACTAATTTGAATAGACATTCATTTCATGTGTGGTATTCAACCTTAGTGAACTAGACAAGGATAAGTATAGAGTCTAGGACAAGGACAAAAACTATACATTTAAATACAAGTATAGTTCTGATtaatcaccaaatacactagGAATGTACTATTAATAACTACTCTTGAGGGAAAGGATGCTTGTGCAATGATGTAAGACCCCTCTCCCATAGTCACTAAATTAGGCTATATTCAATAGCAAAATCGTCTAAAATCTCTCTAGgcgccctaatttacaattatttattgTCAGTGATGAATTTGTGCATGAAGGTGAAGAGCATGAAGATGTAGCCAAAGCAACTGCATTCTCAGGTAGATTGTTTTGGTATTCGTATAAAGCCATTTTTCCCTCTAAAGGGGGGGATGGGAGCCCAGTTTTTGTTATTTTGGCTCTCCCCCTCCATGTGCATACCACAGGCACTGAAAAAAAGTAGCGGACTTCAGGGCAAGGTTGAAAACATCTCGTTGGATATATGACCGAGGTATCGGATCAGTACGATTTTTCTCTCTTAGTGAGTGTTAACTAACACACAAATTGCCTTTTGCACCAAAGtgggagaaagaagagggggagCATTTAAGGGGGGATGTAACGCATAGGTTGCGGATCGTATTACAGAGTTTCAGACTTTTCATGGCAAGAGTTTTTCGCTGCCTCTTCTGTGTGGGGGGATGGTGAATCTTTTGCAGTTTCTCATTTGATTTGTTTGATTCATTCTGGAAAACATAGAAAGACTTAGTTGAAGTCTAGCCTACTGAAGAAGAAGACTTTCGAACCATTAGTGTGGAACTTCGTGTGGAAGTTAGATACAATGAGAGATACAACGCTGGAACAACGAGATCTCCAACATGAAAAAGTTTCGGATTGCGTTATAAACGTTTATAGCCTGGAAAATGAAATTTCAGAAGTTCTTTGATCGACGGCTTTTCTTTAGTTCGACATATTTGTAACTTGCTTGGACGAATTTTGTTTAAAATCCGCGTGGATATAATATTGCCCAGTTGGATCGTTCAAGATGTCTTCCCAAGGTTTTTACTCCATTGTTGGGAGATTTGGGATGCTTTGCGTTTGGGCTTCCTCCTTGATGGTCACTCATGCAGCCACGGTGTTTCTAAACCAGTCCATTCTGAACGATAATTGCAAGAAAACGACAACTTGCGAAGTCCTGAAATACAATACTTGTCTTGGCACACCTTTGccatacacccacacatctCTAATCCTGGCTGAAGACTCAAATACCcaagaagaagttttggaaaAGTTGGCCATGTGGTCTGGTAAGATTTTGTTTATACATTTCTGTCAATACACAAAggaaaataatagtaataaaacaTTTTGTTCAGGTTAGCTCTTTAAAACGCAATAAAATGCTTACTTTTGTAGACAGGTCAAACGCACAGTGACAATAATTCACGCATTAGACTAGCCTACTAATTTGTGCGCTACTGTAGTTATTTGTGTTGCAGGCTTAAATGACTGTGTTGCAGGCCCAAATGAAAGACGAAAATGGGGCACAGACAAGAGAATATTTACATAAATCTgacaacttctcattacaataAACTTCACTATTTACAGCCCTCCcatcttcacacacattcacaccgaAATCCTAAATCCCTCTCAGACACCTCTGATAGGGGGTAGCAGCCCCATTTCCCAACCCCTCAAAAAGGCCTATTGTAGAGAACACATAGGAACCATTTGCATAACATTGGTCCAGTTTTATTGTCACATTACTGCTTCCCCCTGGATATATGTGTAACCCAGTGAGTAATATAATAAACACTGTGATAGTATTTGGGGCTTTTGCACTGCCAGACCCGAGAGCAAACCTGAAGCCTTGCCAAGATGGTCCAATCGTGTGATTGTGTCTGTACCTTTACCAGGCTTGCGGAACGCCCCTCGGTGTTGGGCTGTCATTCAGCCCCTGCTTTGCGCAGTGTACATGCCCAAATGTGACAATGGAAAGGTGGAGTTGCCCAGCCAGATGATGTGCCAGTCAACTCGCAAGCCCTGCAGCATTGTGGACAAGGAGAGGGGCTGGCCTAGCTTCCTAAAGTGTGAAAGGACAGAGACCTACCCCAAGGGATGCGAGGTATGACTGTTGTTGCCtactgtttttcattttactcTCCCAAGTTTGAGTTAATGTATTACGACTAAGTCATTGGAACAGTGCATGtttgataaataaacaaatgcaaaGCTAAAATATGGATATAATTTACAACCGTCTATGTAGAATGTAGTTATTAAATGTAATGCTAAAATGTAGTCAATTGTCTTGAGTTATTTTGTGCTGACGGCTATTTCCATGGGTTCTGTGTTGTAGAGTTCCTTACAGAAGCTCAAGTTCAACTCATCGGGGCAGTGTGAGGCTCCCCTGGTGAAAACAGACAATCCTGCCAGCTGGTACAAAGACGTGGAGGGCTGCGGCATCCAGTGCAACAACCCCCTCTTCACAGAGGGAGAGCACTCGGACATGCACACCTACATCGGCCTGTTTGGCTCCGTCACCCTGCTCTGCACCTTCTTTACGTTGGTGAGCATCCAGTGGATTATACTGTAGTAGTCTCTCTCTAGTGGCACATAGAGACCTTATTTATTCCAGGAAATGTTACCGTCCAGTAGCTTATATGACATACTGAAAATATATtgaaaatatgtaaatatatggAGATGTGAATATGTTTCTCAAGTGGTATGCTATCCATTCAGGGTGTAAAACCACAGAGCAATGAGATACATTTGTAGAGAAAAACCAAAGATAACACCATACAATTGTAGaagctttttttctgtgttttgatTGTAAAGGTGTATAGTTATGAGAAATTCTTAAGCATTGATTCTCCgtggggtcttttttttttgttctattCTGTCGTTCATCTCACAGGCCACATTCCTCGCTGACTGGAAGAATTCCAACCGCTACCCTGCTGTCATTCTGTTCTACATCAATGCCTGCTTCTTCATCGGCAGTATTGGCTGGCTGGCTCAGTTCATGGACGGAGCGCGTGACGAGATTGTGTGCAAAAGCGACAATACCATGCGACTCGGAGAACCATCGTAAGTGGTCAAGCCAAGTGACCATTGTGTatttgatgatgtcacaaatggCACAAGATGAGATTCCTGTCACACAACTGTGTCTCTTATCTGCAGGTCCACGGAAACGCTTTCCTGCGTCATCATCTTTGTCATCGTCTACTACTCCCTCATGTCTGGGGTCATCTGGTTCGTCATGCTCACTTACGCCTGGCACACCTCGTTTAAAGCCCTGGGCACTACCCACCAGCCTCTGTCGGGAAAGACATCCTACTTCCACTTGGTGACTTGGTCCATCCCGTTCATTCTCACCGTTGCTATACTAGCGATAGCAGAGGTAAGTCACCTCAGATGCAAGGGTCCTTGTTAGATGATAGAATTAGAGACATGCTGAATAAAATGACCTTGCTGCAATGTAGTTGATGCATCACTAAATTTGTCCTTTGCAGGTGGATGGAGATTCAGTCAGTGGTATCTGTTTTGTTGGATACAAGAACTACCGATACCGTGCAGGGTTTGTGCTGGCACCTATCGGCTTGGTCCTTACTGTAGGTGGCTACTTCCTTATTCGAGGTAAGTCTGGATGTATAACAAAGAAATCCATACACTTGTGTCCTTCAAGGAGTTGAGCCTTACCATATTTCGCTCTTTTACTGGAAAGTGGCCAAGTACTGCAGGATGATATTTTTAGTCATTTGTATGAAGTggtattacagtatgtgtggaaaTAAAAGCTACAGAACTCACTGCACTCTTCAGAGTTCTTTAAATGTCTTTATCTCTGTTTATCTAGGGGTGATGACATTGTTTTCCATCAAGAGCAATCATCCTGGACTCCTCAGTGAAAAGGCTGCGAGTAAAATCAATGAGACTATGCTGAGACTGGGTGAGTCTTCGCACCGGAGAGCAAAAGTACCAACACTGGGGAAATGCAACATGCTTATGATGCTTTGCACTCCTTGCAGGTCATTGTCTTTACAGGATATTACATTCAGCCATGCAACTAAATAAgttcttttctgctctctctcattccaggTATTTTTGGATTCCTGGCTTTCGGATTTGTTTTTATTACATTTGGCTGCCATTTTTATGACTTTTTCAATCAAGCCGAATGGGAAAGGAGTTTCAAAGAATTTGTCTTGTAAGTGTTACAGTTATCTGCCTTTTCAACAGCGGAATTGATGATGGAATGCAATAGTGATGTAACTTACCAAAGATGTTGACCTGAATATGTTGTTTATTCTCTGTGCAACAAATCAATAAATGTGATTTAGAACAGgtaaaaataacaatacaacatTGCTGTAAATCTGAGCCATAAGATGCACACTTCAATACTATGTTAATCGAACAACCTGTACGTTACTGTTTTGGTGCATGTCAATTTTATCTGTGATGTCTGGTCTCTAGATGTGAAGCCAATGTGACAATAGCTCATGAGACCAACAAGCAAATCCCAGAGTGCATCATCAAGAACAGACCCAGCCTGCTGGTGGAGAAGATTAACCTCTTCTCCATGTTCGGCACGGGCATCGCCATGAGCACCTGGGTGTGGACCAAGGCCACAATCCTCATTTGGAAACGCACATGGTTCAAGTAAGGAGCTGTGTCCAAAAGTGGACTGACACATTTCTACTACTTGTGAAGTTTAGACCTTGTAAATGAtgatttgtttgtattttttgtttgttccagGATTACCGGACGGAGTGATGACGAGCCAAAGCGGCTGAAGAAGAGCAAAATGATAGCCAAGGCCTTTTCCAAACGGAAAGAGCTCAATAAAGAACCGGAAAAGGAGCTGTCTTTTAGCATGCACACTGTATCGCATGAGGGGCCAGTAGGTAAGCACAGTGCCATCTGGTGGTAGCATCATGAACAACCAGGCTCATTTCCAGCCACTATCTGAGCGCGCTGTACTAGTGGTGGTACCAGGGTGATTTAAATGGTGGGCTACTGAGTTATCACCAGATGCAGAAATCAAATAGAGGATTATCATAGAAGGTTCATAGTAGTTCATTCATGGCAAAGGAACCTGCTTGCCATCCCTAAGGCCAGCCTCTGGTTGACATTTACCTATAGATgatagcctgggtttcccatactgccttgcgcggtgatttctttcacgctgctaaggcagtctggaaactaacgcccccattttcgcctgatgttggaggccaatcacagaacaggggagaaagcaagaccatgatgagctatgcagagacgcatttgattgacatccgtggcgctcaatgaacggatctgggcattttttcaaatacgagaaaatgaacgtctggttgccagaccacgtctcatttgagaagtgggaggcgttagccaggctatatagaTGAGGCAGAAATTgcttgattatagtggaagtcTACATCAGAGATTTGGTTATGTATGATATGTTGTGATCATCTTAAGATCTCTGATCATTTCGTATGAACTGTATCTTTGCAGCTGGTATTAATTTTGACCTGAATGAAGCATCTATGGAAATGTCATCTGCCTGGGGACATCAAGTGAACAAGATGGTGACCCGGAGAGGTGCTATTCTGCCACAGGACGTCACGGTCACGCCCACCGGTACACCTGGTGAGTGTTGTTGGTGATTCACTGCACAGAAAGGAGCTTGGTGTAGAATTCTGTAGGTTGAAGTAGTTTTGAATGCATTTGGCATGGCCCTCTTCCATTGACTCACATTGTAGTATTTAACGCAAAGTGGTATAAGGGAGGCAGCCTGGTGCTGGTTTGCCTGCTAACTTTAGTGGATATCTGGGCAAGACCGAGCATAGCTGTTTTTGACATCACATCAAATCGATTGTTATGTTCCTTCACATTCTGTCACCATTTCCTTCACGTCACTCATGAAAAATGTCCATGTCCCCCCCGACGCAGTTCCCCCTCCAGAGGAGAGGAACAAGCTGTGGATGGTGGAGGCCCAGATCTCACCCgagatgatgaagaggaagaagaagaagaagaagaggaagaaggaggtgCGTCCTGCCAGACAAGAGGAGGACTCCGTGGCCCCCCCGACGGAGTACCGGCGTCGGGAGTTCGGCGCCAGCGCCGTGCCCCGTCTGCCCAAGCTGCCCGGGCACCGGTTCCTGGTGGCCAGCTTGTgggagcagcagaggcagcagcggGAGGAGGAGAACGTCCTGCCCGGCTCCTTCCCCGAGCCCAGGCCCTCCTGCCCCCTGCCCTACCAGGACCGCTGCAGCGGAGGTCTCGGGGGTCTCGGCTACGCGGCGCCCAGCCCGCGCTACAGCCAGGGCGGCTTCAAGCTCATCTCCAACCCGCTGCCCCTCCAGGACCGGCAGCGCGAGGAGCTGAGCCTCTTCCGCTCGCCGCCGTCGTGGCCTCAGAACGGAGCGTTCCGCCACGCGGGGGAGGTGGAGCCCGTAGCGGTGGGCTCGGGGAGGACGACGACCCATCAGGAGCCGAGGGCAGCCCAGGGCAGAAGGACTGCGGCCGCTCCCATTCATTCCAGAACCAACCTT includes:
- the smo gene encoding protein smoothened; amino-acid sequence: MSSQGFYSIVGRFGMLCVWASSLMVTHAATVFLNQSILNDNCKKTTTCEVLKYNTCLGTPLPYTHTSLILAEDSNTQEEVLEKLAMWSGLRNAPRCWAVIQPLLCAVYMPKCDNGKVELPSQMMCQSTRKPCSIVDKERGWPSFLKCERTETYPKGCESSLQKLKFNSSGQCEAPLVKTDNPASWYKDVEGCGIQCNNPLFTEGEHSDMHTYIGLFGSVTLLCTFFTLATFLADWKNSNRYPAVILFYINACFFIGSIGWLAQFMDGARDEIVCKSDNTMRLGEPSSTETLSCVIIFVIVYYSLMSGVIWFVMLTYAWHTSFKALGTTHQPLSGKTSYFHLVTWSIPFILTVAILAIAEVDGDSVSGICFVGYKNYRYRAGFVLAPIGLVLTVGGYFLIRGVMTLFSIKSNHPGLLSEKAASKINETMLRLGIFGFLAFGFVFITFGCHFYDFFNQAEWERSFKEFVLCEANVTIAHETNKQIPECIIKNRPSLLVEKINLFSMFGTGIAMSTWVWTKATILIWKRTWFKITGRSDDEPKRLKKSKMIAKAFSKRKELNKEPEKELSFSMHTVSHEGPVAGINFDLNEASMEMSSAWGHQVNKMVTRRGAILPQDVTVTPTGTPVPPPEERNKLWMVEAQISPEMMKRKKKKKKRKKEVRPARQEEDSVAPPTEYRRREFGASAVPRLPKLPGHRFLVASLWEQQRQQREEENVLPGSFPEPRPSCPLPYQDRCSGGLGGLGYAAPSPRYSQGGFKLISNPLPLQDRQREELSLFRSPPSWPQNGAFRHAGEVEPVAVGSGRTTTHQEPRAAQGRRTAAAPIHSRTNLMDAELLDADSDF